The DNA region GCCATGTTTATGGTGGACATAGCTGGTGTGAGGGTCCTTTATACTGGTGACTATTCACGTGAGGAAGATCGGCATCTCAGAGCAGCTGAACTTCCAGAGTTCTCGCCCGACGTTTGCATTATTGAATCTACTTATGGGGTTCAACTTCACCAGCCACGACCTGCCCGTGAAAAGAGATTCACAGATGTCATTCACGCTACAGTTTCCCAAGGAGGGCGTGTTCTAATACCTACATATGCCCTTGGGCGTGCTCAAGAGCTCCTTTTGATCCTTGACGAGTATTGGTCATCTCATCCCGAGCTTCACAATATCCCCATATATTATGCTTCCCCTCTGGCAAAGAGATGCATGGCTGTCTACCAAACCTACATTAACTCGATGAATGAGAGGATCAGAAATCAGTATGCCAATTCAAATCCTTTTGATTTCAAGCACATATTACCACTTAAGAGCATAGAGAATTTCAATGACGTGGGCCCATCGGTGGTGATGGCGAGTCCTGGTAGCCTTCAAAGTGGATTATCAAGGCAGCTCTTTGATAGATGGTGCTCTGATAAGAAAAATACTTGTGTCATACCAGGTTATGTAGTGGAAGGGACTCTGGCAAAAACCATTATAACTGAACCCCCAGAAATCACTCTCATGAATGGATTGATGGCTCCTCTGAATATGCAGATCCATTACATTTCCTTCTCTGCTCATGCTGATTATGCCCAGACCAGCACTTTCTTGAAAGAGCTTATGCCTCCCAACATAGTCCTTGTTCATGGAGGAGCTAACGAGATGGGAAGACTAAAACAGAATCTTATCTCCCTCTTTGCTGGCACTAACACCAAAATCATGTCACCTAAGAATTGCCAGTCCATTGAAATGCATTTCAATTTGGAGAAAATGGCGAAAGCAATTGGAAAGCTAGCTGAGACGGTTCCAGAGCTAGGTGAAACCGTCAGTGGTCTCTTGGTAAAGAAGGGTTTCACTTATCAGCTCATAGGCCCTGAAGAAGATCTTCATGTATATTCTCAGCTATGTTCAACAAATATCATACAAAGGATTACCATTCCATACTCGGGTGCCTTTGCGGTAATCAAATACAGGCTGAAGCAGATATACGATAGTGTTGTTGAATCATCTGTGGATGACGAGGTGGAGGCAGGGTTTCCTACTTTATCTGTGCAGCAAAGAGTGACAGTAAAGCAGGATTCTGAAAAACATATATCACTTCATTGGACAACTGATCCTATTAGTGATATGGTATCAGATTCGATTGTGGCTTTAGTACTAAATATTAGCCGAGAGATGCCTAAAGTTGTGGAAACTGAATCCTCGGAACTGAGTGAAGTGGAAAATAAGAAAAAGGCAGAGAAAATCTCCCACGCCCTTCTTGTTTCAATATTTGGTGATGTGAAGGCTGGGGAGAATGGTAAGCTAGTTATCAGAGTTGATGGAAAGATG from Impatiens glandulifera chromosome 5, dImpGla2.1, whole genome shotgun sequence includes:
- the LOC124938168 gene encoding cleavage and polyadenylation specificity factor subunit 3-I-like, with product MTSTCPPLSSSLKRGNSSVTREEETLIITPLGAGSEVGRSCVYMSYKGKTVLFDCGIHPAYSGMAALPYFDEIDPSTIDVLLVTHFHLDHAASLPYFLEKTTFKGRVFMTHATKAIYKLLLTDYVKVSKVSVEDMLFDEQDILRSMDRIEVVDFHQTLEVNGIRFWCYTAGHVLGAAMFMVDIAGVRVLYTGDYSREEDRHLRAAELPEFSPDVCIIESTYGVQLHQPRPAREKRFTDVIHATVSQGGRVLIPTYALGRAQELLLILDEYWSSHPELHNIPIYYASPLAKRCMAVYQTYINSMNERIRNQYANSNPFDFKHILPLKSIENFNDVGPSVVMASPGSLQSGLSRQLFDRWCSDKKNTCVIPGYVVEGTLAKTIITEPPEITLMNGLMAPLNMQIHYISFSAHADYAQTSTFLKELMPPNIVLVHGGANEMGRLKQNLISLFAGTNTKIMSPKNCQSIEMHFNLEKMAKAIGKLAETVPELGETVSGLLVKKGFTYQLIGPEEDLHVYSQLCSTNIIQRITIPYSGAFAVIKYRLKQIYDSVVESSVDDEVEAGFPTLSVQQRVTVKQDSEKHISLHWTTDPISDMVSDSIVALVLNISREMPKVVETESSELSEVENKKKAEKISHALLVSIFGDVKAGENGKLVIRVDGKMAQLDKVSGEVESNDVNLKERVRVSFNRIQSVVNPIPFSA